GCGTGCTGTCGATGCTGTGAGCCCGACCGCTGTGGGCCCGGCGACCGTGCTGCGGTTGAATGGCGGCATGGAGCAGCTCCCCGAGGACTGGCAGCGCGGCATCGTCATCGTCGCGCACCCCGACGACATCGAATACGGCGCGGCGGCCGCGGTCGCGCGCTGGACGCGGCAGGGCAAGGACATTCGCTACGTGCTGGTCAGCAGCGGCGAGGCCGGGATCGCCGGGGTGCCGCCCGCGGAGGCCGGGCCGCTGCGCGAGGACGAGGAACGCGCCTCCGCCAAGGTCGTCGGCGTCACCGAGGTGGAATTCCTCGGCCACCCCGACGGCCGCATCACCGAATCCCTGGACCTGCGGCGGGATCTGGCCGCCGCCATCCGCCGCCACCGCCCCGAGATGGTGGTGCTGTTCAACTTCGGCGACACCTGGGCGCGCGGCTACGCCAACTCGGCCGACCACCGCGCCGTCGGCCGCGCCGCCCTCGACGCGGTCTCCGACGCCGGCAACGAATGGATCCACCCCGTCCTCGCCGACCTGCCCGCCTGGTCGCCGCGCTGGGCCGCGGTCTGCGGCGTCGCCGACGGCAGCCACGCCGTCGACGTCACCGACACCTTCGACGTGGCCGTCGAATCCCTCACCGCCCACCGCCGCTACCTCGAAGCCCTCAGCCCCGACCCGGTGGAAGCCCAAGCCCGCGCCGTCCTCGACCAGACCACCGGCCCCAAGGAAGGTTTCCCCGCCGCCCACGCCGTGAGCTTCGAGCTCTACTACTTCGCGGGCTGATTCATCGAAGGTTCCCCGTTTCGGATCGGCGGTTCGTGAACGCCGGTGCGGCGGTGTCAAGTGTGGTAGGTGCGGGCGGTGTCGGCGGGGTGTGGCAGTCTGTCGGCGTGCGAGTAGCGGTGGTGGCGGGTCCTGATCCGGGGCATGCGTTCCCGGCGATCGCGCTGTGCGAACGGTTGTTGGCGGCCGGCGATGAACCGGTGTTGTTCACCGGTCCGCGCTGGTTCGACGCGGCGCGCGAGGCCGGGATCGGGGTGCGGCGGCTCAAGGGGCTCGCGCCCCGCGCCGAGGACGACGACGAGGACGCCGGCGCGCGGATTCATCAACGGGCCGCGCACATTTCGACCGAGATCCTGCCGGAGATGAGCGCGATGCTGCCGGAACTGGTGGTGTCGGACGTGCTCACCGCCGGCGGCGGCATGGCCGCGGAACGGTTGAAGCTGCCCTGGGTGGAACTGTCGCCGCATCCGCTGTATCTGCCGTCGAAGGGGTTGCCGCCCATCGGAAGTGGGCTCGCCGTCGGCGAGGGCGTGCGCGGCCGCGCCCGGGATTCGGTGCTGCGCGGCCTGACCGCGCGGGCCATCCGCCGCGGCGAACTGCAACGCGAGCAGGCGCGCGCGAGTGTCGGCCTGCCGCCGCAGGATCCGGGCCCCACCGCCCGCCTCGTCGCCACCCTGCCCGCCCTCGAGGTGCCGCGCCCCGACTGGCCCGACAACGCCCACCTGATCGGCCCGCTGTTGTGGGAGCCCACCGACCACGTCCTCGACCTGCCGCCCGGTGACGAGCCACTGGTCATGGTCGCCCCCTCCACCGCCCAGACCGGGCACGCGGGCCTGGCCGAAACCGCCCTCGAGGCCCTGGAGGGCGCGGGCGTCCGCGTCGCCATCTCCATGCTCGACACCCCGCCCGCCAACCTACCCCCCTGGGCCACAGCCGGTTTGGGCCGCCAGGACGAACTCCTCCGCCACGCGTCCGTAGTCATCGGCGGCGGCGGCCACGGTCTGCTCGCCAAATCCCTCCTCGCCGGCGTCCCCATCGTCACCGTCCCCGGCGGCGGCGACCAATGGGAACTCGCCAATCGCGCCGCCCGCCAAGGCAGCTCGATCCTCATCCGCCCCCTCACCCCCGAGTCCCTCCGCGACGCCGTCAAACGCCTCCTGGACGACCCCACCTACACCCAATCCGCCCACTCCGCCGCCACCACCGCCGCCATAGTCTCCAACCCCATCGACATCTGCCACGCCGCCGCATCCGCCGGCCGTTGAGTGGCACACCAGCGCGGCGTTTTCGGACAAAACCCCTCGCTGATGTGCCACTCGGCGGGGTGGAGTGGGGGTGGCGTAGGCTCGCGGCCGTGCGATTGACCGAGTTTCAGGAGTTGTTGCATAGCGAGTTCGGGACGGCGCGGGGGGACGTGCTGTTGAGCGATCATGTGTTGCCGTCGTTGGGGAGGACGGGGGCGCAGGCCATCGAGGCGGGGGTGGATCCGCGGGACGTGTGGCGGGAGCTGTGCGCCGAATTCGATGTGCCGAAGTCGCGGTGGTGACGGGCGGGCGTCAGTCCGACCGGGTTTTCTTCGCGTAGTGGCGGGTGGCTTTCGCGCGGTTGCCGCAGGACGTCATCGAATGCCAGCGGCGCGCACCGTTTTTCGAGGTGTCCAGGAAGAACAGGATGCAGTGCGGGTGATCGCACTGTTTGATGCGGTCCGGAGTGCTCGCCAGCAGGTGGAGCAGGTTGTCGGCGGCCAGCCAGCCGGGTAGGCGGGCGGGGTCGGCGACGTCGGGGAGCGAGGCCGGACCGTCGGGGGTCAGGGCGCGGCGGATACGGCCGTGTGCCAGGACGGCATTCAGATCGTCGGCCGTCTCCTTGTCGACCGCGCGCAGGATGGCTTCGCGGGCCTCGACGAGAGCTTGACGGGTGGGTTCGTCGGCGGGCAGGGCGAGGTGGTTGTCGGCCAGCCATTGCCGGACGCCGGCTACGTCGGTGAGCAGGTCCTGCCGGCCGTCGGCGCTGATCCAGCGGGTGTTGAGCAGGTCGAGGGCGAGTGGTTCACCGAGGTGGGGGCGTGGATCGGGCACGCCTGAGGGTATCGGCCGGTGGGCTGGCATCGAGTCCGCGACTCCTTTCTAACCGGTGAAATCAACTATAGGGGTTGACTGGCGTGGCTTGCTGTCGCTACGTTCTAACCAGTCAAACAATCGTTGATGGTTAGATTTTCCGAAGGGGTTCACCATGACCGCACCTGTTCTCGCCACCGGGCATATCGGCCTCAATGTCACCGATCTCGACCGGTCGGTCGCGTTCTATCGCAGGGCTCTCGGTCTCGAACAGCTCGGCGCGGGCGGCGAAGGGGAGCACCGTTTCGCTTTCCTCGGTCGCGACGGCGCACTCCAGGTGACGCTGTGGCAGCAGAGCGATGGTGAGTTCTCGGCGAAAACTCCCGGGCTGCATCATCTTTCGTTCCAGGTCGACACCATCGATCAGGTGCATGCGGTGGAATCGGTGCTGAAGGACCTGAACGTCTCCTTCGCGCACGACGGCGTCGTCGCTCACGGTGAGGGCGCGGCGTCCGGCGGCATCTTCTTCCACGACCCCGACGGCATCCGCCTCGAGGTCTACGCGCCGACGGGTGCCGATCACGCGCCCGCGCCGAACGGTGCGGCTCCTACCTGCGGATTCTTCTGACCAACGGCGAGAACTGGATTCGTGGACGAGGTGGGGTTGTGAACGGACTATCGGTCTTTCATGCGGGCGAGTTGGCTGTGCAACGGCGCATGGGGCAGGCGGATATCGCGCAGCGAGTCGGCCGGACGATCAGCGCCGACATTCCCGTTGTCGCGGCGGCGTTTCTGGCCGAGCAAACCATGATCGTGGTGGCTGCGGCCGATGACGCCGGTCGGCTGTGGGCGGGCCAGTTGGTCGGACCGCCCGGCTTCGTTCGCGCCTCCGGTACCCGGAGCATCGATGTCGAGGCACGGCCGGTGGATGGTGAACCGCTTGCCGAAGCCTTGTGTAGCGCAAGGCATGTCGGCATGATCGCCTTGCAGCCGCAGCGACGGCGTCGGATGCGGGTGAACGGAGTGATCGCGCCTGCCGCGTACGGGCTGCACATCGAGACCGCGCAGGTGTACTCGAACTGCCCGAAGTACATTTCGCGGCGTGACGTCCGAGAATGGGTCACTGGCGGCACTCCGGCTGTGAGTCGATCCACCGGATTGAACGACGCGCAGCAGCAGATGATTTCGCGTGCCGACGCCTTCTTCGTCGCCTCCGCCGACCCCGACGGTAACGCCGACGCCTCTCACCGCGGCGGCAATCCCGGCTTCCTACAAGTGCT
This sequence is a window from Nocardia yunnanensis. Protein-coding genes within it:
- a CDS encoding PIG-L deacetylase family protein, which translates into the protein MEQLPEDWQRGIVIVAHPDDIEYGAAAAVARWTRQGKDIRYVLVSSGEAGIAGVPPAEAGPLREDEERASAKVVGVTEVEFLGHPDGRITESLDLRRDLAAAIRRHRPEMVVLFNFGDTWARGYANSADHRAVGRAALDAVSDAGNEWIHPVLADLPAWSPRWAAVCGVADGSHAVDVTDTFDVAVESLTAHRRYLEALSPDPVEAQARAVLDQTTGPKEGFPAAHAVSFELYYFAG
- a CDS encoding glycosyltransferase translates to MRVAVVAGPDPGHAFPAIALCERLLAAGDEPVLFTGPRWFDAAREAGIGVRRLKGLAPRAEDDDEDAGARIHQRAAHISTEILPEMSAMLPELVVSDVLTAGGGMAAERLKLPWVELSPHPLYLPSKGLPPIGSGLAVGEGVRGRARDSVLRGLTARAIRRGELQREQARASVGLPPQDPGPTARLVATLPALEVPRPDWPDNAHLIGPLLWEPTDHVLDLPPGDEPLVMVAPSTAQTGHAGLAETALEALEGAGVRVAISMLDTPPANLPPWATAGLGRQDELLRHASVVIGGGGHGLLAKSLLAGVPIVTVPGGGDQWELANRAARQGSSILIRPLTPESLRDAVKRLLDDPTYTQSAHSAATTAAIVSNPIDICHAAASAGR
- a CDS encoding DUF3046 domain-containing protein, producing MRLTEFQELLHSEFGTARGDVLLSDHVLPSLGRTGAQAIEAGVDPRDVWRELCAEFDVPKSRW
- a CDS encoding CGNR zinc finger domain-containing protein, translated to MPDPRPHLGEPLALDLLNTRWISADGRQDLLTDVAGVRQWLADNHLALPADEPTRQALVEAREAILRAVDKETADDLNAVLAHGRIRRALTPDGPASLPDVADPARLPGWLAADNLLHLLASTPDRIKQCDHPHCILFFLDTSKNGARRWHSMTSCGNRAKATRHYAKKTRSD
- a CDS encoding VOC family protein encodes the protein MTAPVLATGHIGLNVTDLDRSVAFYRRALGLEQLGAGGEGEHRFAFLGRDGALQVTLWQQSDGEFSAKTPGLHHLSFQVDTIDQVHAVESVLKDLNVSFAHDGVVAHGEGAASGGIFFHDPDGIRLEVYAPTGADHAPAPNGAAPTCGFF
- a CDS encoding pyridoxamine 5'-phosphate oxidase family protein; amino-acid sequence: MGQADIAQRVGRTISADIPVVAAAFLAEQTMIVVAAADDAGRLWAGQLVGPPGFVRASGTRSIDVEARPVDGEPLAEALCSARHVGMIALQPQRRRRMRVNGVIAPAAYGLHIETAQVYSNCPKYISRRDVREWVTGGTPAVSRSTGLNDAQQQMISRADAFFVASADPDGNADASHRGGNPGFLQVLSPTRLRWPDYRGNSMFMTLGNIAADPRCGLLILDWRTGVALQLTGTAEISWDEATFTTSAQCAIDFTITEVVEIVDASPLRWSEPELSPVNP